A window of the Hordeum vulgare subsp. vulgare chromosome 5H, MorexV3_pseudomolecules_assembly, whole genome shotgun sequence genome harbors these coding sequences:
- the LOC123396368 gene encoding NAC domain-containing protein 73-like, whose translation MSDSSADGVGKGFNGGQRIGSVLSQWPGLPVGVKFDPTDLELLEHLEGKVSRAASHVLIDGFIPTIEKAEGICHTHPENLPGVKLYGIASHFFHKISNAYDVGKRKRHKISHSDHTVCDENLTWHKTGKSRSILDNNDVIKGWKKILVLYKGSRKGGGKAEKTNWRMHQYHLGVDQDEKQEKLVVSKVFYQFPSNDDGQPLICSGNKEYDSFPGENDPTTPITYPAQTRRPNGSPSETEIRNPLKQSLAILDPTVAIPSQL comes from the exons ATGTCGGATTCGTCGGCTGACGGCGTCGGCAAGGGGTTCAACGGCGGCCAGAG GATTGGCTCG GTTTTATCACAGTGGCCAGGACTCCCTGTTGGTGTTAAGTTTGATCCAACTGACCTCGAACTGCTTGAACATTTAGAAGGAAAGGTTAGCAGGGCAGCATCCCATGTACTAATAGATGGTTTTATTCCAACCATAGAGAAGGCCGAAGGAATCTGCCATACACATCCGGAAAATCTCCCTG GTGTCAAATTATACGGAATCGCCAGTCATTTCTTCCACAAAATATCAAATGCCTATGATGTTGGCAAGCGTAAACGTCACAAGATTAGCCACAGTGACCACACTGTTTGTGATGAGAATCTCACATGGCACAAGACTGGAAAATCCAGATCTATCTTAGATAATAACGATGTCATAAAAGGGTGGAAGAAAATACTGGTTCTTTACAAAGGTTCTCGGAAAGGAGGTGGCAAggcagaaaaaactaattggagaatGCATCAGTATCACCTTGGGGTAGATCAAGATGAAAAGCAGGAGAAGCTTGTTGTTTCCAAAGTCTTCTATCAGTTCCCATCAAATGATGATGGGCAGCCCCTAATTTGCAGTGGTAATAAAGAATATGATTCATTTCCTGGGGAAAATGATCCTACAACCCCAATAACATACCCTGCGCAGACTCGTCGCCCAAACGGTAGCCCATCCGAAACCGAGATCAg GAATCCCTTGAAACAAAGCCTTGCAATATTGGATCCCACTGTTGCAATTCCTTCTCAGTTGTAG